The segment TGCCAACTAGGATTCAGTACAGAGAGCATATACCAAAAGTGACCACTACCAATAATGGGCTGTGGTACAGCAAATTGATCCATTTAATCAAGATCTTGCCAAAACTCttctgtaaaatatatttaagattatctcactgttttcttatttgtctTCTCTGGCTGAGATCAACCATTCTGTAGTTATTCTAAACTCTATGTGTAAGGTAACTGAGACTGGGAACAAACTAatcatgcaaataaataaacataaacctCAAAAGAAATCcaactgaataaaatattttcatttagctTTTCCAAGTTGCTGTTCAAGTCTTTGTAACTGAAGCTGTCTCACTTCTGACCAGTCATCTTCATCATTACCATCATCATCCCTCTCCATCTTTGTAACAGTTGTGCTGTGCATATCAACCCCCATCTCTGACGACTGCTGGGAGCTGGATGagtattgtttgtttgtatatggGTTTGTGTGATGTTATTAAGAAAAACTGCATTGGATCTACCCCTGTCTAGTTAACTTAAGTTTTTCCATTCCCCCAGTTAAATACGTTAAATTATTCCTGCTTGAATCTGCATATTTCAGAAATATGGTGAACGCTGGTAAAATCAAGCAGCTAGAAGCAGTCGAAGACAAGTCTGGAGCATGAAAGGAAttaaaggaaggaggaaaaaactaaacttacaTGTTAACTCTAATGATCCACTAATTTCTCAGTGTTCATGCCTGTGCTGGGAACGTGAGGGATGCTTACTGGGCAAAACAGTCTAAAAGATAAGATGAGAAAAGAGCCAATCATCcacactgtctgtgtgacagTGGTACATCAGCAATGACAGCAATGATCCACTAAGACGTAATCCCTCAGTGTTCGTGCCTGTGCTGGGAACGTGAAGGATGCTTACTGGGCAAAACTGTCTCCAGATAAAATGAGGTAAGAGCCAGCCATCCTCACCATTGGTCTGACAGTTGTGCATCTGGAATAATGAACTCTAATTCtccacactgacatgtttttaaactTAGGACATTAATCTCTATATATCCAACAGATGTTGATAGTTTTCAGTTGTACTAGTATTTGCTTCAGGAACAACACTCACCATGAAGTACAGGACGATGGTGATGTACATGGAGATCGGATGCTTTGTGTCCTGCCTGTGTGGCTGGATGCTGGTGTGTTCCACTCTTCCAACACCATTTTGGAGTTATTCAGGAAATTCTGGAAGTGTGATGACCACTGCCAACTTTTACTCCAACCTGTGGCAGGACTGCATCTCAGACAGCACTGGGGCTTCTTCCTGTAAGGGGTTTCCTTCCCTGATGGCTCTGTCTGGTAGGATATTCTGAAAACGTCAACATTTCTTCCAACTACCAAAGTACCAGAATGTATTAAAAGCTCTTTATATTTATAGGAACTATCTCAAATAATTGTTAAAATCCATTGTGCTTTTTTAGTAAATGTGTAACATCTGCACTAAATGTTATGCATATGCAATTAATACTTCTAAATGGTTTGGAGAAATCCTGGACACACCAGGATAAAAACTGTGGATTATgggtattaaaaaaaaaaatctcttgcTCTAAAAAATTCCTACAGTCCCTTAGTGACTTCAGCTACCATTTCCCATTTAGATAACACAACACAGTATGAGGCACTAATCAATTAAACAAGGTTTAAAATGCTCTAATGGTGCATTTAACACACTaactttatttcaaaaacatcatttgttgttgcatttcagtagaatctgttttctttcaggcTTCCTACACGCCTGCAGAGCTCTTACTATCTGTGCCGTGATCACCGGCTTCTTCGGAGGCGTCCTCACACTTATAGGGATGAAGTGCACTAAAATAGGGGGATCAGAGATTGCTAATGCAAGAGTGACCTTTGCAGGTGGTCTAACCTACATGGTTTCAGGTAAGAGAAgaaattgtatattttttaatattagactacaatataaaataataatgaaaaataaattagacaAATTTTACTTAGGATTCTGTGGTATGATAACCTACTCGTGGTGGGCCAACAAAACCAGAACCGAATTTGTGGATCCACTTTTTATGGGTGCAAAGTGAGTCcttttaaactgtgtaaaaacaggtaaaattaaaaaatgctgaATAATTAAGTAAAAAGACTTAATGTACCTCTGTATTTATTGTTCAGATATGAACTTGGAGCAGCGATTTTCATTGGCTGGGGAGGCTCCATCCTTCTCATCCTTGGAGGAGCAGTGCAGACTTACTTCTCTGGAAAAGAAGGTCTACCATCAGGGTACATATCAAACCTCCTGTAGTCACTCTACCTGTTGTATTACCAATCTTTTCTATATTATTTGCCACTACTATCTGTATTGTGTGTatatcaaacacacaacagagcaactgcttaaataaaactttcaaCATCAGTTCCCAGAAAGAGCATAGAAGACCAGGTTCTTACGCCTGGACCAGACAGACCTACATGCTGCCGGCTGCAGCGTCCAGAATGAGCCTGGGATCACCGCTGTTGTATGAAGGCAGACAGAGTCGAACTACCAGGGCCACAACAAAGACTGGTCGAACCTACAGAAGAGACAACTATGTCTGAAGTTGTCTTTAAAGAAATAGTTTCTGGAAAATATGTAAAGTAAGGCTAGACTCTGtattagcttagcttaaagaCTGGAAAACCATGTATACTTAAGCCTTAAGCTTCTTCTGACGTAGGATAACAACCCACATACCAGCATCTCTACAAACCATTTCCCCAGCATGGACATGTGCACAGATTTGCAACATGCTTTACACTGTATAAAATCAATCCTCATATTTTTTAATTCCAGCAAATCAAGTTTGTCTTATTACACTGTCTGTAGGTCATGCCTGTATAATTTTCTGTCAAAATTGTACTTGTGGCTGTTGAATGCTTTCGCAAACTGTGTATTTCGTGATAAAGAAATGTAACGGAAAAGTCCCATGAATGTAGACACATCATCTGAAGAAGTTTCAGGGGAAACTTTGCATATAAAGGTGGAATGTTGTGAAGTAGAAACACCATgttgaaaataaaggaaaaattacaataataaagtaACAAAATTGTTGAAATAAAAGTTAAACTAGCTGGTAatggacagagaaaaggaagaggcaaatactttttcaaagcactgtacatgtgtgcagCTGTTTCATAAAtgattgtatatatatatatatatatatatatatatatataatatatatataagatatatatatatatatatataattcccCACTCGCTCCTTCCTTCGAGCGGTCTTATTCCTTCCAGCTCAGGTTCTCTACCAGAGGCCTaggagcttgagggtcctgcacagtatcttagctgtgcttggactgcactcttctggacagagatctcagatgttgttcgTGGGATCAGCGGGAGCCAttctcccagtttgggagttacagaCCCCAGTGTTTCTATCACCAcgggtaccacttgtgccttcaccttccacatcttttccagcccttggtacttctcgaTCTTCTTGTGCTCCTTCCTCCTGATGTTtctatcacttgggattgctacatctatcactatagccttgttctcctttttgtccaccactactatgtcggGTTGTTTGGCCATTACCAGTTggtcagtctgtatctggaagtcccacaggatcttagctcggtcattctcaaccacctttgggggtgtgtcccattttgactttgggacttccagccctgtactcggcacagatgttcctgtacactatgccggccacttggttatggcattccatgtatgccctgcatgctagcatcttgcatcccactgttatgtgctggattgtttcaggggcatctttgcacaccctgcacctggggtcctgcctgaTATGGTAGATCTTAGCCTCTATcgatcttgtactcagagcctgctcctgagcagctaggattagtgcctctgtgccGTCTTTCactccagctttgtccagccactgttaggatttgttgacatcagccacttctaTGTGCCGGTGCTACATACcgtgcaggggtttgtccttccatgggagttcctcctcttccttcccttgcaCTTGCTCAAGGcagcctgctgcctgaggtattctCTAAGCACGTCATCAGTTTGGGCCATCTTACTGATGTATTCTTTGAGCTTAGTTGTTTCATAATAAGCTGGGCAAAGGAGTTCACCTCCTCCTTTGCCCAGCTTATTATGCCAGCGGGATACCTGATGACCGGGAGGGCATAGGTGTTGATCGCCCAGACTTTattcttcccattcagctgacttctcaggacttgccttaCCCTTTGGAGGTACGTGGTGGTTGCTGTTTTCCATGCGGCCTCTTCGTGGTTACCATTtgcctgtgggattccaaggtatttTTAACTTTCCTCAacatctgctatcttgcctTCTGGTCGTTCTATTCCCTCGGTTCTgactacctttcctctccttgctaccatccAACCACACTTATCCAGTTCGAATGCCATTCcgatgtcttggctgtatatTTTGGTGGTATGTATCAGCAAGTCGATGTCTTGTTCGCTGTTGGCATACAACTTGGTGTCATCCATGCagaggaggtggctgatggTTGTGGCATTTCCTAGTCGGTATCCGTAGCTAGtcttggtgatgatctggctgagggggttcaggcctatgcagaacagcagtggggacagagcatctccttggtatatgatgcacttgatgttgacttggACAATCGGCTTAAAGTTGGCCTCTAGGGTTGCTTTCCACTTTCCTATTGAGTTCTGGATGAAGGTTCTTAGAGTCCTGTTTATCTTGTACAGTTCCAACCATTCCATGATCCATGTGTGAGTCATTGAGTCATTGGCTTTCTTGTAGTCaatccaggcagtgcacaggttggtatgtCTGGTCTTACAGTCTCTAGTGACTGCTTTATCTACCAGTAGCTGGTTCTTTGCTCTGGTGTTACTACAAATTCCTTTCTGGGCACTGCTCATGTATTGATCCATGTGCCTGCTCATCTTGGCTGCTATGATGCCTGACAGCAGcttccatgttgtgcagagGCAGGTTATTGGGCAGTAGTTGGATGGGAGTGCTCCCTTCTGGGGGTCCTTCATGATCAGGACTGTCTACTGGTAGATTGTTCATTTGTGCCGCCAGCTGCTCATGGAGTGAGGTTAGCTTCTTGAGCCAGTAGGCATGGATCATGTCAGGATCTGGCACTGTCCAGCTCTTCATACCCGAGACCCTCTCTTGGATGTCTGCCATTGTGATGGTTACTGGATATTGTTCAGAAGGGTTGCTGTGGTCTGCTCTCAAGTCCACTAGCCACTGGGCATTGCTGTTAtgtgattcaattcaattcaattcaattttatttgtatagcgccaatttacaacagaagttatctcaaggcactttacagtgtaaggtttaagaccttacagaaaatatttatacaaaaaattatagagaaaacccaacaatcccatttgagcaagctttaggcaacagtggagaggaaaaactccctttagaggaagaaacctccagcagaaccaggctcatagtgggcggccatctgccttgaccggttggggtgagtggaaagagaagagagaaaagaacagcaggcaataaagacaacaacaagcatcaagaacattgggcagatcaactggattctggagatgtacagctccaggccgaggatacctgcagaaaagtacagagagagggagacagagaggaggaaacacaactaaaagagagagaagacacaaagttaatgacatgcaatggtggcatttgcattgatacaggagaaaggagagaggagaggagctcagtttatcagtagaggtcccccagcagaataacctatatcagcataactaagagatggttcagagtcacctgatccatctctaactataagctttataaaaaaggaaagttttaagtctagtcttaaatgtagagacggtgtctgcctcccgaacctgaactgggagctggttccacaggagaggggcttggtagctaaaggctctgcctcccattctacatttggaaactctaggaaccacaagtaaacctgcagtctgagaacggagagttctgcttggaagcagtctaagtacggGGGATCTGAGTTGTTTACACCTCCAGGATGTCTCATTTTTCCATATTATGATATTTTGAAATTCTGGTCATTGCGCTAGAGTGAGGCGGATGTGAGGCCTCCTTCTCCATAATGCTTCAGCCAGCCTCCCTGTGCCTACACCCTGATGGCTCAGTGGAGAAacattcatctttttcttctggTCTCAACTTCTCTGGTGTATCTCTTCTGCTTGGCAGTCTCCAACTGTCATCTTACTGTCAGGTGATAAGCTGATAGTTGGCTTACTTCAGTTTTGTAACCGGCCTCGGGGGCTTCAGGTGTCCATCTTAGCCATGATCTTCAATCTTAGGTCAGCTGCTCTTGCATTAAGCTCTGTTAGCTCTGTTACTGGGGCTTGGAACCCAATCTATGATTGTGGGGAGGATGATGATGTAATATCTGCCTGCTGACCTGTCGTCCTGGCTCCCCCTTGCCGTAGCATTTCTGTTGTACCTCATCAATCTGTAGTTGTGACATGAGCCGTTTCTTGCGGATGTTAGAGCACCGTGCTACTAGTTTTTTAGGTATCCATAATTCCCACATCCTCTTCATGTAGCCCCGCTCACTCGGGTTACTTGTGTAGT is part of the Anabas testudineus chromosome 2, fAnaTes1.2, whole genome shotgun sequence genome and harbors:
- the LOC113164466 gene encoding claudin-10-like isoform X4, with translation MKYRTMVMYMEIGCFVSCLCGWMLVCSTLPTPFWSYSGNSGSVMTTANFYSNLWQDCISDSTGASSCFLHACRALTICAVITGFFGGVLTLIGMKCTKIGGSEIANARVTFAGGLTYMVSGFCGMITYSWWANKTRTEFVDPLFMGAKYELGAAIFIGWGGSILLILGGAVQTYFSGKEGLPSGSQKEHRRPGSYAWTRQTYMLPAAASRMSLGSPLLYEGRQSRTTRATTKTGRTYRRDNYV
- the LOC113164466 gene encoding claudin-10-like isoform X1; its protein translation is MKYRTMVMYMEIGCFVSCLCGWMLVCSTLPTPFWSYSGNSGSVMTTANFYSNLWQDCISDSTGASSCKGFPSLMALSGFLHACRALTICAVITGFFGGVLTLIGMKCTKIGGSEIANARVTFAGGLTYMVSGFCGMITYSWWANKTRTEFVDPLFMGAKYELGAAIFIGWGGSILLILGGAVQTYFSGKEGLPSGSQKEHRRPGSYAWTRQTYMLPAAASRMSLGSPLLYEGRQSRTTRATTKTGRTYRRDNYV
- the LOC113164466 gene encoding claudin-10-like isoform X5; its protein translation is MKYRTMVMYMEIGCFVSCLCGWILVCSTLPTPFWSYSENSGSVMTTADFFSNLWQDCVSDNTGASSCFLHACRALTICAVITGFFGGVLTLIGMKCTKIGGSEIANARVTFAGGLTYMVSGFCGMITYSWWANKTRTEFVDPLFMGAKYELGAAIFIGWGGSILLILGGAVQTYFSGKEGLPSGSQKEHRRPGSYAWTRQTYMLPAAASRMSLGSPLLYEGRQSRTTRATTKTGRTYRRDNYV
- the LOC113164466 gene encoding claudin-10-like isoform X2, which codes for MKYRTMVMYMEIGCFVSCLCGWILVCSTLPTPFWSYSENSGSVMTTADFFSNLWQDCVSDNTGASSCKGFPSLMALSGFLHACRALTICAVITGFFGGVLTLIGMKCTKIGGSEIANARVTFAGGLTYMVSGFCGMITYSWWANKTRTEFVDPLFMGAKYELGAAIFIGWGGSILLILGGAVQTYFSGKEGLPSGSQKEHRRPGSYAWTRQTYMLPAAASRMSLGSPLLYEGRQSRTTRATTKTGRTYRRDNYV